One Polynucleobacter sp. SHI8 genomic window, GATAAACCCATATAAATCAGGGCATGCTCAATCGCAGACCGCTTGTTAGAATCTTTCTCTTTTTCAGGGTCTGGAATACGATCTTCAATCGATAAAACCATCTCTGGGGAAGTTCCCCAAGTAACCTGTGGTTTGACGTCTTCGGCACGTAACTGAACAACTTGATCAAATACAGCATCTGGATCTGAATGTAGTCCACGCCAATACTGTATTGCTAAACTCCAAGCTTGGCCTGTTGGTGCATAGGGACGATTTTGTACATACTCAATGGTTTTTTCATCAACAGCAATCAAACCTGACCTTGCCCCTGCTTCAATAGCCATATTACAAACCGTCATACGCCCTTCGATCGATAACTGTTGAATTGCTTCACCAGCAAACTCGATGGTATGACCAGTTCCACCAGCAGTTCCAATCTTTCCAATAATTGCAAGTACGATGTCTTTCGCCGTGCAACCCGATGGGAGCTTACCGTCAACACGAACTAACATGTTTTTACTTTTTTTCATGAGCAAGGTCTGGGTAGCTAAAACATGCTCTACTTCTGAAGTCCCAATTCCAAAAGCCAGGGCCCCAAAGGCGCCGTGAGTACTTGTGTGAGAATCACCGCAAACAATCGTCATGCCGGGTAATGTAGCCCCTTGCTCAGGACCAATGACATGCACAATTCCTTGACGCAAGTCATGCATCTTATATTGAGTAATACCCAATCGATCGCAATTGGTATCTAAGGTATCTACTTGTAATTTTGAGATAGGATCAGTAATTCCTTCAGAGCGATCGGTAGTCGGAACGTTATGGTCTGAAACAGCTAAGTTCGCAGAATTACGCCATAAAGGACGTTTAGCCAGCGATAAACCTTCAAAAGCCTGAGGACTGGTTACTTCATGCAAAAGATGACGGTCAATGTACAAGACTGAGGTACCGTCTTCTTCTGCATAGACCACATGGTCGTCCCAAAGTTTGTCATATAAGGTACGTGCCATGCAATCTCCTTGTTTATCGTTTGTTAATAGGTGAAACTGACCGAGTTTGATAGCCGTTAAATAACTGACGCGGACGTCCTATTTTATACTCAGGATCGGTAATCATCTCTTCCCATTGTGCAATCCAGCCTACTGTTCTTGCTAAGGAGAAAATGCAAGTGAACATTTCTGTTGGGATTCCTAATGCACGCTGCACAATTCCAGAGTAAAAATCGACGTTAGGATAGAGTTTACGGCTAACAAAGTATTCATCTTCCAATGCTATTTTCTCTAATGTCATCGCTAATTTAAACAATGGATCATCTTGCAAACCAAGCTCATTGAGAACTTCATAACAGGTTTCACGCATTAACTTCGCACGTGGGTCAAAGTTTTTATAAACACGATGACCAAAGCCCATTAAGCGTACACCAGAATCTTTATCTTTAACTTGTGCAATAAATTCACCAATCTTATCTACGCCACCCATGGCTTGAATATTTTCAAGCATTTGTAAACAAGCTTCATTAGCACCACCGTGTGCAGGACCCCATAAACAAGCAACTCCAGAAGCAATTGCCGCAAATGGATTGGTGCCAGAAGAACCAGCCAAGCGGACAGTTGACGTAGAGGCATTTTGTTCATGATCGGCATGCAAAATGAAAATTCTGTCTAAAGCACGTACCAAAACTTCATTGATTACATACTCTTCACAAGGGTTAGCAAACATCATACGCATGAAGTTTGCTGTGTAAGACAAATCATTTTTTGGATAAATAAAAGGTTGACCAATAGAATACTTATAAGACATAGCTACCAAGGTAGGCATTTTTGCAATTAAGCGAATTTGCGCGATTTCTCTAACCTTCTTGTCACTATAGTCAAGGCCATCATGATAGAAAGCCGCCATTCCGCCAACTAAACCAGTTAATACAGCCATCGGATGCGCATCACGACGGAATCCTCTCAGGAAAAACTGCATCTGCTCATGAACCATTGTATGATGCATAACGAGGGTATCAAATGACTTTTTCTGTTCAGCATTCGGTAGTTCGCCATTAATCAACAAATAACAGCTTTCTAAAAAATCACAATTTTCAGCTAATTCTTGAATGGGGTAACCACGATAAAGCAACTCACCCTTATCACCATCAATAAAGGTAATCTTTGAGTTACATGAAGCTGTAGACATAAAGCCTGGATCATAGGTAAATTTACCCGTTTGTCCATACAATTTACGTATATCAATTACATCTGGACCAACTGTGCCTTTATAAATGGGCATTTCGATAGCAGGTGTGCCGTCAGAGAAAGATAGTGTGGCTTTAATTTCAGAGGGGGTCATTGCAGGATTTCCTTCCATTCAAAACATTATATTAATAGATCACAACTAGTTACTTTTCATCTTAACCACCAAATTTTACAATTGACGCATCATCTGTAATATTTTAATCACATCAGGATTGTCTAAAACTCCTGCAGGCTCTTTCCTCTTGAGAAGCAAATCCAACAAATCATTATCACTTAGGTCTAACAACTGATCCATGGCAAAGACATCATCCATCGACAATGTATCGATATATCGATTAAAAAAACGCTCAATAATTAAATCATTTTCAAGTAAACCCCTTCTAGCACTCCAGCGAAGTCTAGAAAGGGTTTGTGCATCAGCGATCATACTGAGCGACGTACCATCAATTCCTTAATCTTACCAATTGCTTTAGTTGGGTTTAAGCCTTTTGGACAGACATCAACACAATTCATAATGGTATGACAGCGGAATAACCGATAAGGATCTTCCAGATTATCTAAACGCTCACTTGTAACTTGATCACGACTATCAGCAATAAATCGATAAGCCTGTAATAAACCTGCTGGACCAACAAATTTATCAGGATTCCACCAGAAAGATGGGCAAGATGTTGAGCAAGATGCACACAAAATACACTCATACAAGCCGTTTAACTCATCACGCTCTTCAGGAGACTGTAAACGCTCTTTTTCAGGTGGTGGAGTGTCATTGACCAAATAG contains:
- the leuC gene encoding 3-isopropylmalate dehydratase large subunit, coding for MARTLYDKLWDDHVVYAEEDGTSVLYIDRHLLHEVTSPQAFEGLSLAKRPLWRNSANLAVSDHNVPTTDRSEGITDPISKLQVDTLDTNCDRLGITQYKMHDLRQGIVHVIGPEQGATLPGMTIVCGDSHTSTHGAFGALAFGIGTSEVEHVLATQTLLMKKSKNMLVRVDGKLPSGCTAKDIVLAIIGKIGTAGGTGHTIEFAGEAIQQLSIEGRMTVCNMAIEAGARSGLIAVDEKTIEYVQNRPYAPTGQAWSLAIQYWRGLHSDPDAVFDQVVQLRAEDVKPQVTWGTSPEMVLSIEDRIPDPEKEKDSNKRSAIEHALIYMGLSPNTPIDSIMIDKVFIGSCTNSRIEDMRAAAKVVERLGKKVAPNVKLALVVPGSGLVKAQAEKEGLDKLFIAAGFEWREPGCSMCLAMNADRLEPQERCASTSNRNFEGRQGAGGRTHLVSPAMAAAAAIEGHFVDVRKIA
- the gltA gene encoding citrate synthase, producing the protein MTPSEIKATLSFSDGTPAIEMPIYKGTVGPDVIDIRKLYGQTGKFTYDPGFMSTASCNSKITFIDGDKGELLYRGYPIQELAENCDFLESCYLLINGELPNAEQKKSFDTLVMHHTMVHEQMQFFLRGFRRDAHPMAVLTGLVGGMAAFYHDGLDYSDKKVREIAQIRLIAKMPTLVAMSYKYSIGQPFIYPKNDLSYTANFMRMMFANPCEEYVINEVLVRALDRIFILHADHEQNASTSTVRLAGSSGTNPFAAIASGVACLWGPAHGGANEACLQMLENIQAMGGVDKIGEFIAQVKDKDSGVRLMGFGHRVYKNFDPRAKLMRETCYEVLNELGLQDDPLFKLAMTLEKIALEDEYFVSRKLYPNVDFYSGIVQRALGIPTEMFTCIFSLARTVGWIAQWEEMITDPEYKIGRPRQLFNGYQTRSVSPINKR
- a CDS encoding succinate dehydrogenase assembly factor 2; the encoded protein is MIADAQTLSRLRWSARRGLLENDLIIERFFNRYIDTLSMDDVFAMDQLLDLSDNDLLDLLLKRKEPAGVLDNPDVIKILQMMRQL
- a CDS encoding succinate dehydrogenase iron-sulfur subunit encodes the protein MSQKRIFEVYRYDPDQDAAPRMQTYELELDGSERMLLDALMKLKKLDETLSFRRSCREGVCGSDAMNINGKNGLACLTNMLTLPNKITLRPLPGLPVVRDMIVDMTNFFKQYHSIRPYLVNDTPPPEKERLQSPEERDELNGLYECILCASCSTSCPSFWWNPDKFVGPAGLLQAYRFIADSRDQVTSERLDNLEDPYRLFRCHTIMNCVDVCPKGLNPTKAIGKIKELMVRRSV